The Saccopteryx leptura isolate mSacLep1 chromosome 5, mSacLep1_pri_phased_curated, whole genome shotgun sequence nucleotide sequence CACCCAGGTTCTGTCTAGCATTGTCTACTCTTCCTGTAAAGACAAATCCCTTTTGCTTAACCCTTgagatatttgctgatttatggaGACGCCATCCCCCCTATTGCAATAGCCCTTCCCTGTCCCTTGCAATAATCCTTTAGAATAATTTCTTCCCTTTCTACGtcctgcttttgttgttgttttaatttgaacGACTGAACGTGTGTGCTAGTGATTCTTAATATTGAGTGCTGTTCTTAAACTTTAGCTGCATCAGAATCCTTTGGAAAGCTTGTTAAGCACAGAACACTGGACCAGAGTTTCTGATCCAGTAGGTCCCGGGTGGGCTTtggaatttgcattttttaacaaGCTCCTGGGTGATGCTGAGGATGTTTACCCACCACCTCACTTTAAGAATCACTAGTACAGAACCAGACAGGGAGAGGCAAGTGATAGGGTTACCAGAGAAtttgaggaaggaggggaaggcctcctcttccctgagaaggaagaaacaaaaagaatgcaagggaaagCAACCTGCAGGGacaactgagtcagccagtgatagATTAACTATTTTCTATAGTTCTCTAAACGGTTGCCTAGAGCTGGTTGTGACATAAAGCAAGAAAGACAGGACTTGTACATAGCTGAGATCAGTGGTCTGCAAACCCCTTACCCTTGCTTACCTCACCAAAACTCactctcccctcctggagtcacaAAAGTGACATATGCCTCTGGACAGCTCTTTGCCTGGACATATGTAttttgtaaaaggtatataacctgtaagaaaatcaatctcagggagcatgtgtctttggagTTACTAACCCCACATGCTCTGCcagcttttaataaattttgCTTCCTTCATTaattaagttatctgagtgtcgtACCTCTGTCAGGTCACTTCCTGCTATAAGTTCAGCATAAGCCAGAACAAGAAGGACCACAGGTTTATACTCTGATCTCAGGCACTATTGAAGGATGGAAACAGGCAGGTACTCATCACATCTGCCTCTTTTGGAAATCCTTCCGCATGAAGCTTGGAGAACAACTTGGAAAGGGTGGGAAACAAGGACAGGAGGCCTGTGAGAACTTTGCTGTGTGAGCCAAGTGAGAAGTGCTGGAAGTCTGGGCTGAGTGGGGGAGGTGCTGGGGactgaggagaagcagatagtcaagTGCAATAGCAGGTGCGGGACTCAGCAGCTGGCTGAGGGTAGAgataaagaagaggaaggaatctTTCCTGGTGCCCAGATTTCCAGCAAGGAAGGAAAGCCAAAAGGAGGAAGAGCTCTGAGGGGAAAGCTGGGGCTGTTGTTGCTGTGGGGCAAGAGCTGGGGCTGTTGTTGCTGTACAGGGGAAAGCTGGGGCTGTTGTTGCTGTACAGGGGGAaagctggggctgttgctctgtggGACGAGAGCTGGGGCTGTTGTTGCTGTACGGGGGAAAGCTGGGGCTGTTGTTGCTGTACAGGGGAAAGCTGGGGCTGTTGTTGCTGTGTGGGGTGAAAGCTGGGGCTGTTGTTGCTGTTCAGGGGAAAGCTGGGGCTGTTGTTGCTGTACAGGGGAAAGCTGGGGCTGTTGTTGGTGTACAGGGGAAAGCTGGGGCTGTTGTTGCTGTGTGGAGGGAAAGCTGGGGCTGTTTCTGTGTGGAGGGAAAGCTGGGGCTGTTGTTGCTGTACAGGGGAAAGCTGGGGCTGTTGTTGCTGTACAGGGGAAAGCTGGGGCTGTTGTTGCTGTACGGGGGAAAGCTGGGGCTGTTGTTGCTGTACGGGGGAAAGCTGGGGCTGTTGTTGCTGTACGGGGGAAAGCTGGGGCTGTTGTTGCTGTACGGGGGAAAGCTGGGGCTGTTGTTGGTGTAGAGGGGAAAGCTGGGGCTGTTGTTGGTGTAGAGGGGAAAGCTGGGGCTGTTGTTGGTGTAGAGGGGAAAGCTGGGGCTGTTGTTGCTGTGTGGGGTGAAAGCTGGGGCTGTTGTTGCTGTACAGGGGAAACCTGGGGCTGTTGTTGCTGTACAGGGGAAAGCTGGGGCTGTTGTTGGTGTAGAGGGGAAAGCTGGGGCTGTTGTTGCTGTACAGGGGAAAGCTGGGGCTGTTGTTGCTGTACAGGGGAAAGCTGGGGCTGTTGTTGGTGTACAGGGGAAAGCTGGGGCTGTTGTTGCTGTACGGGGGAAAACTGGGGCTGTTTCTGTGTGGAGGGAAACCTGGGGCTGTTGTTGCTGTACAGGGGAAAGCTGGGGCTGTTGTTGCTGTACGGGGGAAAGCTGGGGCTGTTGTTGCTGTGTGGAGGGAAACCTGGGGCTGTTGTTGCTGTACAGGGGAAAGCTGGGGCTGTTGTTGCTGTACAGGGGAAAGCTGGGGCTGTTGTTGCTGTACAGGGGAAAGCTGGGGCTGTTGTTGGTGTACAGGGGAAAGCTGGGGCTGTTGTAGCTGTACGGGGGAAAACTGGGGCTGTTTCTGTGTGGAGGGAAACCTGGGGCTGTTGTTGCTGTACAGGGGAAAGCTGGGGCTGTTTTGCTGTACAGGGGAAAGCTGGGGCTGTTGTTGCTGTGTGGGGTGAAAGCTGgggctgttgttgttgttcaggggAAAGCTGGGGCTGTTGTTGCTGTACGGGGGAAAACTGGGGCTATTGTTGCTGTGTGGAGGGAaagctggggctgttgctgtgtggagggaaagctggggctgttgctgtgtgGAGGGAAAGCTGGGGCTGTTGTTGCTGTACAGGGGAAACCTGGGGCTGTTGTTGCTGTATGGGGGAAAGCTGGGGCTGTTGTAGCTGTGTGCGGTGAAAGCTGGCGCTGTTGTTGCTGTTCAGGGGAAAGCAGGGGCTGTTGTTGCTGTACGGGGGAAAGCTGGGGCTGTTGTTGTTGTATGGGGGAAAGCTGGGGCTGTTGTTGCTGTGTGGAGGGAaagctggggctgttgctgtgtgGAGGGAAAGCTGGGGCTGTTGTTGCTGTACAGGGGAAAGCTGGGGCTGTTGTTGCTGTATGGGGGAAAGCTGGGGCTGTTGTTGCTGTGTGGAGGGAaagctggggctgttgctgtgtgGAGGGAAAGCTGGGGCTGTTGTTGCTGTACGGGGGAAAGCTGGGGCTGTTGTTGTTGTATGGGGGAAAGCTGGGGCTGTTGTTGCTGTGTGGAGGGAaagctggggctgttgctgtgtgGAGGGAAAGCTGGGGCTGTTGTTGCTGTACAGGGGAAAGCTGGGGCTGTTGTTGCTGTATGGGGGAAAGCAGGGGCTGTTGTTGTTGTACAGGGGAAAGCTGAGGCTCTTGTTGCTGTATGGGGGAAAGCCAGGCTTGTTGTTGCTGTACAGGGGAAAGCTGAGGCTCTTGTTGCTGTGTGGGGGAAAGCCAGGCTTGTTGTTGCTGTACAGGGGAAAGCTGAGGCTCTTGTTGCTGTATGGGGGAAAGCCAGGCCTGTTGTTGCTGTACGGGGGAAAGCAGGGGCTGTTGTTGTTGTACAGGGGAAAGCTGGGGCTCTTGTTGCTGTATGGGGGAAAGCCAGGCCTGTTGTTGCTGTACGGGGGAAAGCCGAGCCTGTTGTTGCTGTGCGGGGGAAAGCCGAGCCTGTTGTTGCTGTGCGGGGGAaagctggggctgttgctctgtggAGTTTGCACTGCTGGGGACCTGGAGCAAGGAGTCCAGCCCATGCTGAGATGAAGGGTTCTCACATGGTCTATGCCAGAGATAGGTGTAGGAATTTCAGGTGAAATACGTATAACATGTGAATCCACAGAAATAGTTGAAACCACAGCAAATTGAGAACAGAGAGTAAGAAGTAAAAAGACTCATGCAGGGAGATAGAGGACTAATACCTTTAACCCTACACAAGCCAGGCCAGTCCTGGTCTCACCTTCTTTAACACAGTCTGAGAAGTCTCATATTCTTCTCACAATTCCATGAGACTCAGCTTTCACTGCCTTACTAGACCACAACCTGGAGAACACTGTTATTCATTAGTCTTGCCGTTTGTCCCATATGGATTCTGCATCCAATTCCAATGTGTGTGTTTGGCATGCGGGAGTTTTTCCCCACACCACCAAACAATTTTTGGATATCAACTGGGTATCTtataattcaattcaattctgacacCAGAGATAGCATCAGATCTCACcagttaagggctcagtcccacaagattgCCCCCATCTCAGATGCCAatcacaagtccaggttatcaCCTGTGTTTCTCACCAACTAGCTATGAATCAGAAGTTCCAATGACCCCCTCCTTGGGtttaattaatttgctagagtagCTCAAAGAATTCAAGAAATCCATTTATTCATGAGATTAATGGTTTATTACAAAAGATATTAAATGATATTAATcagggagattccaagatggcaactgagtaggcagacattctTACTGCCACCTCCTatgaccaaattggattacaacttaatttaagcacagtcatcttgaaaaaccaactttggactaaacaaagaggactctGTAAtcaggatcacagaagaagccacacggagactggtaggaaggctggagatgtggaaagggctgcccagctgccAGAAGCGAGGGGCAGTGGAggatctggagggactctcactgtgggagggTCACCctaagaggtgtgggtgctcagccccagtcCCGGAGTCCTATCCTAGAGACccggagcctagaagaggcgcccagacagtatttggtggtgaaaagagccaggtttctgtctgtgagaaagagacagcttTCTGAGACTCAGACTCCATCTGAAAGGGCCCACGCAGAAAATTTCATTCACAGACACTTACCCAGGGCTTTGGGAGAGGGATTGCTGAGAGGACTGAAGTTGCAtgaagagagtgtaaagttggaggcccaatgAGAGACAGGGTGGGGATGGCCACCCTAAACCCTGTTCTGATTCATTCTCCTGTACTGTAGTCACCATATTTCTTCAGTGGAGTGTCCCCTtggagtggcatcagcctggggaaaggcAACTGCTCCACCCTAAGGAGTCTCTCTTGCTCCAGTCAGAGTGaaaggtcattctgagaggccaagaAGAGCAAAAGGTCGTTCtgagggggcacatcagtgactcagttttctggtgctgaGGCCAAAGCTATACCTCCACACTCTTTACAGTCTATGagtggtgcttccacctcacataAAACTCAGTTGGAATGGtgggcaggcagaccacacctctgggtctcagactgctggggccacaccctactgaggtctgtaaaaagACTCTGGACAGACTAAAACCTGAAGCCAAGAGGTGGAGCCACACCTACCAACATTCCTAacccctgaattgctgcaggctttAGACACTAGagaccaacaagcagccagcagacagaggctacagAAGGAAGGACTCAGGGAactttggccttttaagcagacttcccctcaggcccagtgtgggtaagaGCCAACCTTGGTGTGCAGCTGATATTTTGATGtgcatctgggcccagcagaggcagccacaaactctgggttgcttgtagctccaagaaggttgctgaggaccagtcatgggtaatgtctcccactggtctgtgtcaGTTTTATGCCAGGGAGGCACAGGGCtggcacattcagtggccagtTGCAGAGAGCATCATTTCAGGACCTAAAAAC carries:
- the LOC136406625 gene encoding adhesive plaque matrix protein-like is translated as MTQEAVTSRCIGTRVQYQQPCENPSSQHGLDSLLQVPSSANSTEQQPQLSPAQQQQARLSPAQQQQARLSPVQQQQAWLSPIQQQEPQLSPVQQQQPLLSPVQQQQAWLSPIQQQEPQLSPVQQQQAWLSPTQQQEPQLSPVQQQQAWLSPIQQQEPQLSPVQQQQPLLSPIQQQQPQLSPVQQQQPQLSLHTATAPAFPPHSNNSPSFPPYNNNSPSFPPYSNNSPSFPSTQQQPQLSLHTATTAPAFPHTATTAPAFPSTTAPAFTAHSYNSPSFPPYSNNSPRFPLYSNNSPSFPSTQQQPQLSLHTATAPAFPPHSNNSPSFPPYSNNSPSFPLNNNNSPSFHPTQQQQPQLSPVQQNSPSFPLYSNNSPRFPSTQKQPQFSPVQLQQPQLSPVHQQQPQLSPVQQQQPQLSPVQQQQPQLSPVQQQQPQVSLHTATTAPAFPRTATTAPAFPCTATTAPGFPPHRNSPSFPPYSNNSPSFPLYTNNSPSFPLYSNNSPSFPLYSNNSPSFPLYTNNSPSFPLYSNNSPRFPLYSNNSPSFHPTQQQQPQLSPLHQQQPQLSPLHQQQPQLSPLHQQQPQLSPVQQQQPQLSPVQQQQPQLSPVQQQQPQLSPVQQQQPQLSPVQQQQPQLSPVQQQQPQLSLHTETAPAFPPHSNNSPSFPLYTNNSPSFPLYSNNSPSFPLNSNNSPSFHPTQQQQPQLSPVQQQQPQLSPVQQQQPQLSSHRATAPAFPLYSNNSPSFPLGHLSGDLPLAKGSCFTPEAMSTICRQSKTDMETLQVTPLASGQGSVNLSPRPLHNLLRHFSFNVTMHIFNAFQKFHLRSEILIALAYYPQQAAVHTQPPS